Genomic DNA from Brassica rapa cultivar Chiifu-401-42 chromosome A04, CAAS_Brap_v3.01, whole genome shotgun sequence:
GCAGACTATTCCGATGTGACAAGCACACTCTTCGTTAATCAAATATGGTAaaaagatttaaatatttttcttgagATATTTTGTGCAGattgagtttaaaaaaaatgtgtgGCTCTTGTCATCTTCCACCAAATCACACAAggctccaaaaaaaaaaaaaacattttcctcCAGCTTCTTTGGAGTCATCTTctttatttcattttcttctctttctctgtgATCCTTAAACCCTTTCCATGGCCTCTATCTCCAGAGTTCTGCCAACAGATGGCAGATTAAGTCATTGCACTTCATGGGTTCCTGTAACTCTTGTGAGGAGAGCTCAAACTCCACCTGGTATATAACATCAGCGATCCTTTTAATCTAACACAAAGTCTCTGGCTTTTTTTGTTGCTGATGAATCCATTTCTCTGTGTTTATTTCAGATTCTCTCAAGTTGTTTCCCGTTAGTAAAGCTGGAGTAAGTTTAAGGATTCAGAACAGTAGTAGACCGTTACGCTCTGTCTTTGCTCTCGAGTCACCTTCCTCCAGGTACTTTATTGGGGactaaataaaattaatcatgTAATTTTCTCTAGTTAGATGCAAGATTTTTGGAGGCCCGTGGTTATGTTTagttaagaaaatttattttataaatttggaaatctaattttttttttttttgaggtctatttgtttgtaattttttttaaaaaaaatttaggggTCTGTGGCAAATGTTTCGGTTAGCATGACCAGGGCCGACATCTAACTTAGATGTGGGTCAAGTTCAAGTTAGCTTCTTGTTTAACATGTTCGTTGTGAACTTTACAGGAGCAGCCGAGTTGCTTGCAATGCTGCTGCAGATTTGTCAGGTGATGCACCTGAAAGCACTCCTAAGGAACTGAGCAAGTACGAGAAGATTATTGAGCTTTTGACCACCCTTTTCCCACTTTGGGTACCTTTTGATGAACTCTATATGCGTTTGATAATCTCAAAATGGTGAGTGAATGTGATgctttcttttttgtttgttggtgTGCAGGTTATTTTGGGAACACTTGTTGGCATCTTCAAGCCATCTTTTGTAATGCTTTCCATGCTTCTTATTTGTTTTATCTATATACCATTGTGTGGTAAGAGTTAATTGTCTTTTTATGTAGGTTACATGGTTGGAAACAGACCTCTTCACTCTTGGTCTTGGCTTTCTCATGCTCTCCATGGGATTAACTCTTACTTTTGAAGATTTCAGAAGATGTTTACGTAATCCCTGGACGGTGAGACCCTATGACTACTCTCTTTGTGACATATGTTTTTAACATTTGGACTCCTCTTGCAGGTGGGTGTTGGTTTTCTTGCACAGTATATGATCAAGCCAGTGTTAGGTTTCCTCATCGCAATGGTAttgtttccctttttttttttgttgtttgataGATTGTTGAGGAGCAAACTAATACAAACCTTTTTGTCATAGACTCTTAAGCTTTCGGCACCTCTTGCAACTGGTCTTATCTTGGTCTCATGCTGCCCTGGAGGACAGGCGTCAAACGTTGCCACCTACATTTCTAAGGGCAACGTAGCACTCTCTGTACTCATGACAACGTATATACTTTTTTcttcacttgttttttttttcgttctt
This window encodes:
- the LOC103865687 gene encoding sodium/pyruvate cotransporter BASS2, chloroplastic, with protein sequence MASISRVLPTDGRLSHCTSWVPVTLVRRAQTPPDSLKLFPVSKAGVSLRIQNSSRPLRSVFALESPSSRSSRVACNAAADLSGDAPESTPKELSKYEKIIELLTTLFPLWVILGTLVGIFKPSFVTWLETDLFTLGLGFLMLSMGLTLTFEDFRRCLRNPWTVGVGFLAQYMIKPVLGFLIAMTLKLSAPLATGLILVSCCPGGQASNVATYISKGNVALSVLMTTCSTIGAIIMTPLLTKLLAGQLVPVDAAGLALSTFQVVLVPTIVGVLANEFFPKFTSKIITVTPLIGVILTTLLCASPIGQVSEVLKTQGGQLILPVALLHAAAFAIGYWISKFSFGESTSRTISIECGMQSSALGFLLAQKHFTNPLVAVPSAVSVVCMALGGSGLAVFWRNQPIPEDDKDDFKE